TCTCGGTCCGTAAACTCGTCATCATCGGAACGATATGCCTTTACCCTGAGGATGCGCCGATTCCCACCCCTGAGAAGTCTATGTGGGATGGTTTTCCTGCGCTCGATACCGCTGCTTATGGTATCGCAAAACGCAATCTATGGGTGATGAGTTGGGCTTATAGAAAGCAATATGGCTTGAATTCGATCTTCCTGATACCGACGAACCTATACGGACCGGGAGATCATTTTGAACCAGACAAATCGCATGTTATAGCAGCGTTGATCCGTCGCATGTCAGATGCTACAAGAAATAGTCTGCCCGAAGTAGTCGTCTGGGGTGATGGAAGTGCTACACGGGATTTTCTCTTTGTAACCGACGCCGCCAATGGCATTGCATTAGCTCTCGAGCACTATAACGACGAGCGCCCGCTTAACCTCGGCAGTGGTTGCGAAACATCCATCAGAGAACTTGCTATTCTCATTGCGCGAATTTCCCATTATGAAGGTCGAATTGTATGGGACCAGACCAAGCCGACAGGAGCGCCCCGAAGATTTCTCGATGTTTCACGCGCAAACAAGGAAATAGGTTTTATCGCGGCGACCCAACTCGATGACGGGCTTAAGCAGACCATCGAATGGTTCGCCCTCCAATCAGAATTTCAACCGAAAGGTGATTTGTGAATCAGGACAATCGTGTCTGTATTATGGGTATGGGGTATGTCGGATTGACGCTTGCCACTGCCATGGCAGATCGCGGATTCGAAGTAGATGGCATTGAAGTCAATCCCACAATATTAGGCAAACTCAATCAAGGCGGTGCACACTTTTATGAACTGGGACTTGACGTTATGCTGCGTCGTGGAATGAGGAGTGGCAACCTCCGCTTTTCCGGAAAAATCCCCCAAAAGGAAGCCCACGACCTCTACATCATTACAGTCGGAACTCCGCTCGACGCAAGACACGAGCCTCGACTCGATATGGTGGAGAACGTCGCGCGAGAGATTGCCGCCAATATGCGCGACGGCGCAATGGTGATACTTCGCTCAACTGTTCGTATCGGCACCACACGTAAAATTGTGAAACCCATCCTCGAGGCCACCGGTAAGTCATTCAATCTCAGCTTTTGCCCCGAGAGGACGATAGAAGGCAAGGCACTGGAAGAACTCTTCCAATTACCACAGATAGTTGGCACCGACGAACGTGCAACCGTGATTCGCGCTGCAAATATCTTCCACCGCCTCACTTCATCGGTCGTGCCAGTTACAAGTTATGAATCGGGAGAATTGATCAAGTTGCTCGACAACTCCTACCGCGACCTCTTTTTTGCTTTCGGCAATGAAGTGGCGTTAATGGCTGAGAGCCTGGGGATCGATGGACGAGAGGTTATTTCTGCGGCGAATCAGTTCTACGTCCGCACCAACATCGCGCTGCCCGGCTTTGTCGGAGGGCCTTGTCTCGAGAAGGACCCCCACATTCTGGTCCACTCTATGAAGGACTACAACTTCATCCCGCGCCTGGTCCAACTCGGCAGACGCACCAACGAAGA
This is a stretch of genomic DNA from Calditrichota bacterium. It encodes these proteins:
- a CDS encoding GDP-L-fucose synthase, with product MKPDRSARILVTGGKGFLGWHLCERLRLDGYQNVIPLSIEDCDLSIAAEVNACFKLTNPDVVIHLAAAVGGIGANIAQAGYFSYANTIMGANIIEACRIFSVRKLVIIGTICLYPEDAPIPTPEKSMWDGFPALDTAAYGIAKRNLWVMSWAYRKQYGLNSIFLIPTNLYGPGDHFEPDKSHVIAALIRRMSDATRNSLPEVVVWGDGSATRDFLFVTDAANGIALALEHYNDERPLNLGSGCETSIRELAILIARISHYEGRIVWDQTKPTGAPRRFLDVSRANKEIGFIAATQLDDGLKQTIEWFALQSEFQPKGDL
- a CDS encoding nucleotide sugar dehydrogenase gives rise to the protein MNQDNRVCIMGMGYVGLTLATAMADRGFEVDGIEVNPTILGKLNQGGAHFYELGLDVMLRRGMRSGNLRFSGKIPQKEAHDLYIITVGTPLDARHEPRLDMVENVAREIAANMRDGAMVILRSTVRIGTTRKIVKPILEATGKSFNLSFCPERTIEGKALEELFQLPQIVGTDERATVIRAANIFHRLTSSVVPVTSYESGELIKLLDNSYRDLFFAFGNEVALMAESLGIDGREVISAANQFYVRTNIALPGFVGGPCLEKDPHILVHSMKDYNFIPRLVQLGRRTNEELVTQVFHKLDGWLVNRHNPTISLLGLAFKGQPDTSDLRGSIALNFIEMIRNTYPKARIKGHDHIVPREDIERLGIECVSEDEAFRNTDVAMILNNNRRYSSLDIEAMATLMNRPGLIYDVWNIFTPSIVLPAGIKYHALGKK